In a single window of the Carassius carassius chromosome 26, fCarCar2.1, whole genome shotgun sequence genome:
- the LOC132105639 gene encoding filamin-C-like isoform X8: protein MMSNNTYFDQQLPPQYYQGTDNGEDGDEEMPATEKDLAEDAPWKKIQQNTFTRWCNEHLKCLNKKINDLQKDLSDGLKLIGLLEVLSQKKMYRKYHARPNFRQMKLENVSVALEFLEREHIKLVSIDSKAIVDGNLKLILGLIWTLILHYSISMPMWEDEDDEDARKLTPKQRLLGWIQNKVPQLPINNFHRDWRDGKALGALVDNCAPGLCPDWETWDPSQPVENAREAMQQADDWLGVPQVIAPEEIVDPNVDEHSVMTYLSQFPKAKLKPGAPLRSKTLHPKRAKAYGPGIEPRGNVVLRPAEFVVETVEAGLGEVLVYVEDPEGHTEEARVIPKNDRNRSYSVVYVPKVEGLHKVKVLFAGQDIERSPFLVNVSKALGDPNKVQARGPGLEPVGNVASKPTYFDIYTAGAGAGDVGVIIVDSQGCRDTVEIILENKGDSVFRCTYGPILEGPHTIYVTFAGQQIPRSPFTVHISEASNPNACRAIGRGLQPKGVRVKEVADFKVYTKGAGSGELRVQVKGPRGGDEPVKVQELGDGVYECDYYPIFTGKYIITITWGGHAIPRSPFEVVISEDAGPQKVRAWGPGLETGMVGKSADFVVEAIGTEVGTLGFSIEGPSQAKIECDDKGDGSCDVLYWPTEPGDYAVHVICDDEDIKDSPFMAHILPAANDVFPEKIKCYGPGLEPTGCIVNKPAEFTIDARGAGRGHLQIYAQDSEGFPINIQITDNGDSRYFCIYIPTKPIKHTIVITWGEVNVPNSPFRVAIGEGSHPENVKVHGPGVEKTGLKASEPTYFTVDCSEAGQGDVSIGIKCAPGVVGPAEADIDFDIIKNDNDTFTVKYTPPGAGRYTIMVLFADQEIPISPFRIKVDPSHDANKVKAEGPGLNKTGVEVGKPTHFTIYTKGAGKATPEVHFTTAGKGEAVSDFEIIDNHDYSFTVRYTALQQGNMSISVCHGGDPIPKSPFTITVAPPLDLNKVKVQGLNNKVDVGKDEEFTINTRGAGGQGKVDVKITSPSRRPIPCKVESGTSNEVYTVKYIPPEEGPYKVDINYDGNPVPGSPFTVEGEMPPDPSKVRAYGPGLKGGIVGKPAPFAIDTKGAGTGGLGLTVEGPCEAKIECQDNGDGSCSVSYLPTEPGEYSINILFADAHIPGSPFKAMVQSVFDPSKVTASGPGLERGKVNEAASFTVDCSKAGEAELTIEIISDSGAQAEVHVQNNSDGTYSITYIPPFHGMYTITIKYGGHAVPKFPARVQVDPALDTSGIKVYGPGVEPRGVLREVTTHFVIDTRVHSKMGGNHVKVRIVNPSGAKTDSYITDKGDGTYRVEYTAFEDGVHLIEVLYDDVPVPKSPFRVAVTEGCDPSRVRAYGPGLEEGLVNKPNRFTVETRGAGTGGLGLAIEGPSEAKMSCKDNKDGSCSVEYIPFTPGEYDVNITFGGLPIPGSPFRVPVRELVDPSKVKCSGPGLGSGVRAHVPQTFTMDCSKAGLALLEVLLYGPTGMTEPVNITDNGDGTHTVTYTPAKDGPYTVCVKYADQEVPRSPFKIKVLPAHDASKVRASGPGLNASGVPASLPVEFTIDARDAGEGLLTVQILDPEGKPKKANIRDNRDGTYTVSYVPDTTGRYTITIKYGGDEIPYSPYRIHALPSGDASKCLVTVSIGGHGLGSGLGPTIQIGEETVITVDAKAAGKGKVTCKVSTPDGAELDVDVVENADGTFDIYYTAPEPGKYVITIRFGGEHIPNSPFHVVATEEPVTAVDAMEPMLRPFNLVIPFTVQKGEITGEVRMPSGKTARPHITDNKDGTVTVKYAPTEKGLHEMDIKYDGNHIPGSPLQFYVDTINSGHVNAYGPGLSHGMVNKPATFTIVTKDAGEGGLSLAVEGPSKAEISCKDNKDGTCTVSYLPTAPGDYNIIVKFDDKHIAGSPFTAKITGDDSMRTSELNVGTSTDVSLKITETDLSSLTASIRAPSGNEEPCLLKRLPNRHIGISFTPKEVGEHVVSVKKNGKHVTNSPFKIMVGQSEIGDASKVKVFGKGLIEGHTFEVAEFIVDTRTAGYGGLGLSIEGPSKVDINCSDVEDGTCKVTYCPTEPGTYIINIKFADQHVPGSPFTVKVLGEGRMKESITRKRQAPSIASVGSTCDLNLKIPGESGTQEMTAQVTSPSGNTEDAEIIEGEDSTYSVRFVPQEMGPHTVNVKYRGQHVPGSPFQFTVGPLGEGGAHKVRAGGTGLDRGVAGVPAEFSIWTREAGAGGLSIAVEGPSKAEISFEDRKDGSCGVAYVVQEPGDYEVSIKFNDEHIPDSPFIVPIASVSDDGRLLTVTSLQEMGLKVNQEASFAVQLNGARGAIDAKVHTPSGAVEECYITELDNDKHAIRFIPRENGVHSIDVRFNGSHIPGSPFKIRVGEPGQAGDPGMVTAFGAGLEGGTTGVPSDFIVNTCNAGSGALSVTIDGPSKVKMDCQECPEGYKVTYTPMAPGSYLISIKYGGPQHIVGSPFKAKVSGTRLSGGHSLHETSSVLVETVMKSSSVAGSFSTLPKFSSDASKVISRGAGLSKAFIGQKNTFTVDCSKAGTNMLMVGVHGPKTPCEEVYVKHMGNRMYNVTYTVKEKGDYILIVKWGEEMVPGSPFHVTVP, encoded by the exons ACGACTGGCTCGGTGTGCCTCAG GTGATTGCACCTGAGGAGATCGTGGATCCTAATGTGGACGAGCACTCAGTGATGACCTACCTGTCTCAGTTCCCCAAAGCCAAACTCAAGCCTGGTGCCCCACTGCGATCTAAAACCCTGCACCCCAAGAGAGCCAAGGCCTATGGTCCAG GGATTGAGCCCAGAGGTAATGTTGTGTTGAGGCCAGCTGAGTTTGTGGTGGAGACCGTGGAGGCCGGGCTTGGAGAGGTGTTGGTGTACGTCGAGGATCCAGAAGGCCACACAGAAGAG GCCAGGGTAATTCCCAAGAATGACAGGAACAGGAGTTACTCTGTGGTCTATGTCCCGAAAGTGGAGGGCCTGCATAAG GTGAAGGTGTTGTTTGCTGGACAGGACATTGAAAGAAGCCCTTTCCTAGTAAATGTGTCTAAAGCACTGGGTGATCCAAACAAGGTCCAGGCCCGTGGGCCAGGTTTGGAACCGGTGGGCAATGTGGCCAGTAAACCCACATATTTTGACATCTACACAGCAG GTGCAGGAGCAGGCGATGTCGGTGTGATCATTGTAGACTCTCAGGGCTGCAGAGACACAGTGGAGATCATTCTGGAAAACAAGGGGGACAGTGTTTTCCGCTGCACATACGGCCCCATTTTGGAGGGCCCTCacactatatatgtgacattcgcTGGCCAGCAGATACCCAGAAGCCCTTTCACTGTCCACATCTCAGAGG CAAGCAACCCCAATGCCTGTCGGGCCATCGGGCGCGGCCTGCAGCCCAAGGGTGTGCGTGTGAAGGAGGTGGCCGACTTTAAGGTGTACACGAAGGGAGCAGGCAGTGGAGAACTGCGTGTTCAAGTCAAAGGGCCAA GAGGTGGCGATGAGCCTGTGAAGGTGCAAGAGCTGGGTGACGGTGTGTATGAATGTGATTACTACCCCATTTTCACTGGAAAATACATTATCACCATTACTTGGGGTGGCCACGCCATTCCCCGCAG cCCATTTGAGGTGGTCATAAGTGAAGATGCAGGCCCTCAGAAGGTGAGGGCTTGGGGTCCAGGCTTGGAGACAGGCATGGTTGGCAAATCAGCTGACTTTGTGGTCGAGGCCATTGGCACTGAGGTTGGAACTCTGG GTTTCTCCATTGAAGGCCCCTCACAGGCTAAGATAGAGTGTGATGATAAGGGAGATGGATCTTGTGATGTTTTGTACTGGCCCACTGAGCCTGGTGACTATGCGGTCCATGTCATCTGTGATGATGAAGATATCAAAGACAGCCCATTCATGGCCCACATCCTCCCTGCAGCCAATGACGTCTTTCCTGAAAAG ATTAAGTGCTACGGCCCTGGGCTAGAACCAACCGGGTGCATTGTAAACAAACCTGCTGAATTTACAATTGACGCCCGTGGAGCTGGAAGAGGACATCTACAGATTTACGCTCAG GACTCAGAAGGCTTCCCAATCAACATCCAGATCACAGATAATGGTGACAGCAGATATTTCTGCATCTACATACCCACCAAGCCCATCAAACACACTATCGTCATCACCTGGGGAGAGGTCAACGTTCCCAACAGTCCATTCAGG GTGGCCATTGGAGAAGGCAGTCATCCAGAGAACGTGAAGGTTCATGGACCTGGAGTAGAGAAGACTGGCTTGAAGGCCAGTGAACCCACATACTTTACTGTGGATTGCAGTGAGGCCGGACAAG GAGATGTCAGCATTGGGATTAAATGTGCTCCTGGCGTGGTGGGACCTGCCGAAGCAGATATTGATTTTGATATCATTAAAAATGACAATGACACATTCACAGTGAAGTATACGCCCCCTGGAGCAGGACGGTACACCATCATGGTGCTATTTGCTGATCAA GAAATTCCAATCAGCCCCTTCCGTATCAAAGTTGATCCATCCCATGATGCCAATAAAGTGAAAGCAGAGGGTCCCGGACTCAACAAGACAG GTGTGGAAGTGGGCAAGCCGACCCACTTCACGATCTACACTAAAGGAGCAGGCAAGGCAACACCTGAGGTTCACTTTACCACAGCTGGGAAAGGAGAAGCCGTCAGTGACTTTGAGATCATCGATAACCATGACTATTCTTTCACTGTGCGTTACACTGCGTTACAGCAG GGTAACATGAGCATATCTGTGTGCCATGGTGGTGACCCCATCCCCAAAAGCCCTTTTACCATCACTGTTGCTCCTCCTTTGGATCTCAACAAGGTCAAAGTTCAAGGACTCAACAACA AAGTCGATGTAGGGAAAGATGAGGAGTTTACCATTAACACACGTGGTGCGGGAGGTCAAGGAAAGGTGGACGTCAAGATTACATCACCTTCTCGCCGGCCAATCCCGTGCAAGGTTGAATCTGGAACATCCAATGAGGTGTACACTGTTAAATACATTCCCCCGGAAGAGGGGCCCTACAAAGTGGACATCAACTATGATGGAAACCCTGTGCCTGGAAGTCCTTTCACGGTAGAGGGAGAGATGCCTCCAGATCCCTCAAAG GTACGAGCCTATGGCCCTGGCCTAAAGGGAGGTATTGTGGGTAAACCCGCTCCATTTGCCATCGACACCAAAGGTGCAGGTACAGGGGGTCTCGGGCTGACTGTGGAGGGTCCATGTGAAGCCAAGATTGAGTGCCAGGACAATGGAGATGGATCTTGCTCGGTATCCTATCTGCCCACTGAGCCTGGAGAGTATTCCATCAACATCCTTTTTGCTGATGCTCACATCCCTGGTTCTCCCTTCAAAGCCATGGTGCAGTCTGTCTTTGACCCCAGCAAGGTCACAGCTAGCGGACCAGGGCTGGAGAGAGGAAAGGTCAATGAAGCGGCTTCGTTCACAGTGGACTGCTCTAAAGCAGGCGAGGCGGAGTTGACCATTGAGATTATTTCAGATTCAGGAGCGCAGGCTGAGGTTCATGTCCAGAATAACAGTGATGGAACATATTCTATCACCTACATCCCTCCTTTCCATGGAATGTACACCATCACGATTAAATATGGAGGACATGCAGTGCCGAAGTTCCCTGCGAGGGTTCAGGTGGATCCTGCTCTCGATACAAGTGGAATCAAGGTCTACGGTCCAGGAGTGGAACCCAGAG GGGTGCTTCGAGAGGTCACTACACATTTTGTCATTGACACTCGGGTTCACAGCAAGATGGGTGGAAACCACGTCAAAGTTCGTATTGTTAACCCATCAGGTGCCAAAACTGATTCGTACATCACTGACAAAGGAGATGGCACTTATAGAGTGGAGTATACAGCATTTGAGGATG GTGTGCATCTGATAGAGGTGCTGTATGATGATGTACCTGTGCCTAAGAGCCCGTTTAGGGTGGCGGTAACCGAAGGTTGTGATCCCAGCCGTGTACGTGCCTATGGTCCTGGTCTGGAAGAGGGTCTGGTCAACAAACCCAACCGCTTCACTGTGGAGACCAG GGGTGCTGGCACAGGTGGTCTTGGATTGGCCATCGAGGGTCCATCAGAAGCTAAGATGTCTTGTAAAGATAACAAAGATGGCAGCTGTAGCGTGGAGTATATTCCTTTCACTCCTGGAGAATATGACGTCAACATTACTTTCGGAGGTCTGCCTATCCCAG GTAGCCCATTCAGGGTGCCTGTGAGGGAGCTAGTGGATCCAAGTAAGGTGAAGTGTTCTGGTCCTGGTTTGGGAAGCGGAGTAAGAGCCCACGTTCCTCAAACCTTCACCATGGACTGCAGCAAAGCTGGACTCGCCCTGCTAGAGGTGCTTCTGTATGGACCCACAG GGATGACAGAGCCAGTGAATATCACAGACAACGGTGATGGCACACACACGGTGACCTACACTCCTGCTAAAGATGGACCTTACACTGTGTGTGTCAAATATGCAGACCAAGAAGTGCCACGCAG TCCGTTTAAGATCAAGGTGTTGCCTGCTCATGATGCCAGTAAAGTTCGTGCCAGCGGTCCGGGACTGAACGCTTCCGGTGTTCCCGCCAGCCTGCCGGTGGAGTTCACCATCGATGCCCGTGATGCAGGCGAGGGGCTTCTCACCGTACAGATACTG GACCCAGAAGGAAAACCAAAGAAAGCCAACATTCGAGATAACAGAGATGGAACATACACCGTGTCCTACGTCCCAGATACGACAGGACGCTACACTATTACAATCAAATATGGTGGAGATGAGATCCCATACTCACCCTATCGCATACATGCGCTGCCCAGTGGAGATGCCAGCAAATGCCTTGTAACAG TGTCAATTGGGGGACATGGAttgg GCTCTGGGCTCGGACCCACTATTCAAATTGGCGAGGAGACCGTTATCACTGTGGATGCAAAGGCTGCTGGGAAGGGTAAAGTCACCTGCAAAGTGTCAACTCCAGACGGGGCAGAGCTAGACGTGGATGTGGTGGAGAACGCAGACGGGACATTTGATATCTATTATACTGCTCCAGAGCCTGGGAAATATGTCATAACCATTCGCTTTGGAGGAGAGCACATTCCCAACAGCCCCTTCCATGTGGTG GCCACAGAGGAACCAGTCACTGCAGTGGATGCCATGGAGCCAATGCTCCGCCCATTCAATCTGGTCATTCCATTTACTGTGCAAAAGGGGGAGATTACAG gtgaggTACGCATGCCCTCTGGTAAAACTGCCCGTCCACACATCACTGATAACAAGGACGGGACTGTGACGGTCAAATATGCCCCCACTGAGAAGGGCCTACATGAGATGGACATCAAATATGATGGCAACCACATACCAG GAAGTCCGCTGCAGTTCTATGTGGATACTATTAACAGCGGGCATGTGAATGCATACGGTCCTGGTCTGAGTCATGGCATGGTCAACAAACCCGCCACCTTCACTATCGTCACAAAGGATGCTGGAGAAG GTGGTCTGTCTTTGGCAGTGGAAGGCCCTTCTAAAGCAGAGATCAGCTGTAAAGATAATAAAGATGGCACTTGCACTGTGTCCTACCTGCCAACGGCCCCAGGAGACTATAATATAATCGTCAAGTTTGATGACAAGCACATCGCTGGAAGCCCCTTTACAGCCAAGATCACAG GCGATGATTCCATGAGGACGTCTGAGCTGAACGTTGGCACATCCACAGACGTGTCACtgaagatcacagagacagacCTTAGCTCCCTGACCGCAAGCATCAGAGCCCCATCTGGCAACGAGGAGCCCTGCCTGCTGAAGAGACTGCCAAACCGACACATCG GAATATCCTTCACTCCTAAAGAGGTGGGTGAGCATGTGGTCAGCGTGAAGAAGAATGGAAAACACGTGACCAACAGCCCATTCAAGATCATGGTGGGCCAGTCTGAGATAGGAGACGCCAGTAAGGTGAAGGTGTTTGGGAAAGGACTGATTGAAGGACACACCTTTGAAGTGGCTGAGTTCATTGTGGACACCAGAACTGCAG GTTATGGAGGTCTCGGTCTGTCCATTGAGGGGCCCAGCAAAGTTGACATTAATTGTTCGGATGTGGAAGATGGAACCTGCAAAGTGACCTACTGCCCAACCGAACCCGGAACTTACATCATCAATATCAAATTTGCAGACCAACATGTGCCAG GAAGTCCATTTACAGTGAAGGTTCTGGGCGAAGGAAGAATGAAGGAGAGCATCACCAGAAAGAGGCAGGCACCCTCTATTGCCTCGGTGGGCAGCACTTGCGACCTCAACCTCAAGATTCCAG GTGAATCAGGTACACAGGAAATGACTGCACAGGTGACGAGTCCCAGCGGCAACACAGAGGACGCTGAGATCATAGAGGGAGAGGACAGCACCTATAGTGTGCGTTTTGTGCCTCAGGAGATGGGCCCCCACACTGTCAATGTCAAATACAGGGGACAGCATGTCCCCGGAAGCCCCTTCCAGTTCACTGTGGGGCCCTTGGGAGAGGGAGGGGCCCATAAGGTTCGGGCTGGTGGCACTGGTTTGGACAGAGGCGTGGCTGGAGTTCCAG cTGAGTTCAGTATCTGGACCCGTGAGGCCGGCGCTGGCGGTTTGTCCATAGCTGTTGAGGGGCCCAGCAAAGCCGAAATTTCTTTTGAGGACAGGAAGGATGGTTCCTGTGGGGTGGCCTATGTAGTGCAGGAACCTG ggGACTATGAAGTTTCAATCAAATTTAACGACGAGCATATCCCAGACAGCCCTTTTATCGTTCCTATTGCATCAGTGTCAGATGACGGCCGCCTGCTTACCGTCACCAGTCTGCAG gaGATGGGTCTGAAGGTGAATCAAGAAGCCTCGTTTGCCGTGCAGCTGAACGGAGCACGAGGGGCGATTGATGCTAAGGTTCACACACCATCTGGAGCAGTGGAGGAGTGTTACATCACCGAGCTAGACAATG ATAAACACGCCATACGGTTTATTCCACGGGAGAACGGCGTCCACTCCATCGATGTCCGTTTTAACGGGAGTCACATCCCTGGCAGTCCCTTCAAGATCCGTGTAGGGGAACCCGGCCAGGCAGGAGATCCAGGAATGGTGACGGCTTTTGGGGCCGGACTGGAGGGAGGAACTACAG GTGTACCTTCAGATTTCATTGTAAACACGTGTAACGCTGGCTCAGGAGCTCTGTCGGTCACCATCGACGGCCCATCGAAGGTGAAGATGGATTGTCAGGAGTGTCCAGAAGGATACAAGGTCACCTACACACCCATGGCTCCCGGTAGCTACCTCATCTCCATTAAATACGGAGGGCCGCAGCATATCGTGGGCAGCCCCTTCAAAGCCAAAGTCTCTG GTACACGTCTGTCTGGAGGACACTCTCTACACGAAACGTCATCGGTTCTGGTGGAAACGGTCATGAAATCGTCCTCAGTGGCCGGATCTTTCTCTACTCTGCCAAAGTTCTCGTCCGACGCCAGTAAGGTGATCTCCAGGGGGGCCGGACTCTCCAAAGCCTTCATTGGCCAGAAGAACACCTTCACAGTGGACTGCAGTAAAGCAG GGACAAATATGTTGATGGTAGGAGTGCACGGGCCAAAGACTCCCTGTGAGGAAGTGTACGTCAAACACATGGGCAACAGAATGTACAATGTCACATACACAGTGAAGGAGAAAGGCGACTACATCCTGATAGTCAAATGGGGTGAAGAAATGGTGCCCGGAAGCCCTTTCCACGTCACCGTGCCTTAA